Below is a window of Pseudomonadota bacterium DNA.
GTCACGTCGGCCCTTCGGATGAGTCGGGCGCCGACGAGGGCGGCCAGATCACGGGTCTCTCTCAAGCTCGCGCCGAGAACGCGGGCGGCTACAGCCAGCTCGATGTGTTCCATGTGTTCCTCCCCTGTCTACCTGCGATGCCCGCGCCGCCCTCTCTCACAAGCCGAGGCTCTTCGGGACGGGTCAGGCTCTGTGTTGATCGTAGCCGGCCAGCATTGCCGTTCGACGACATCCTTGTGAACAGACTGATGCGGCGATGTAACCCATTTGCGAAGATTGTTGCAGTTTTTGCGTCCGGATGTGAACGCGTTCGGTGATGACGCAACAAAGACTGCGCTGTCACCGTGATTTCACGCCCCGTTCAGATCAGGTGCAGGGGGGGGCGGTATGCTTGGTCTCAGAGAGACGAAGCCAGGAGCACGAGAATGATTGACACGCTGGACCTCACCATCACCCCCGTCACGACTGAAGAAGGACCGTGGCAGCATCTGCCCCGTGTTCACGAGTGGCCCGCGAACCGCACGATCGATTCCATCACCCGCGAGTCTGACGAAGACGAGGCGAGCCTCGAGGGCGACGATGACGAGGGTCCTTCCCACGCCCACGTGCTGGCCCTGTGCTCGGCGCTCCGCGTCGTGCCCACGCGCGATCTCCTCGGGCGGGCCCTGCGTCGGAACTGGCTCGCGGTCTGCTGAGTCACCGCGCCTCAGGCGCGGGACGTCTTGCGCTCCAGCAGGAGGAACACCAGCGCGGACAGGGCCACGCACGCCCCGGTCGCGATGAACATGGTGCGATACCCGAAGGCGGTCGCCACCGCGCCGAAGGCGACGGCCCCCACGATTCCCCCCAGATCGCCCGACGAGGTGATGGCGCTCGTCGCCTTTCCCCGCTCTCGCGCCGAGACGCGCGTGATGGTGAGCGCGGTGACCGACGGGTAGATGACGCCGTGCCCCAGCCCCAGGCCGAGGCTGGCGAGTGTGGGCCAGGGCAGCGCAGTTGCCGTGTTGGCTGTGAGGGCGAGCAGGCCGATGCCCACGCCCAGTGAGAGCAGGGCCGGTGCCACGAGGGTGGCGTGCCCGAGGCGGTCGATGACGCGACCGGCCGTGAGTCTCACCACCGCGGCGGAAAGGGTGTACTGGGCGAAGAACGCGGCGACCGCGTGCGTGTCAGACAAGACCGATTTGAGGAACGGCGCGATGAACGTGCCCAGCGCGCTCGAGTTCGCGCCGAACATGAAGAACGCCAGCATCGGCCCGCGCATCGCGCGCTTCGAGGCCGTGACGCGGAATGCGGTGAGCGATTCGCGCACGCCGCTTCGCCGCGCGTCGGCGGCCTCTGGCGTGGGTTCGGCAACGGTGAGGGGAGAGGCGTCTGGCCCTGGTGTTGCGTCGGGAGGCGTGACGCGCGCTGCAGCTTCTGCCGGAGGTGCGGCATCGAAGCGCAGCGCAAGCACGGCCGCCAGCGCGAACCCCACGGCCGCCGCCGCGAACAGGCCAGCGAAACCGCTGTGCTCGACCACGAACGTGGCCGCTGTCGTTCCGGTTGCCATGGTCACCAGACCGGAGAGCCCGAAGATGCCCATCACCTCTGCCAGGCGTTGGGGCGGCGCCTGATCGGCCATCCACGTCACCATGGCGGTGAAGTACGCCGAAACCCCCGCGCCCAGTGTGAAGCGCAGCAGCGCCAGCGGAAGAGGTGCGTGCGCGAAGGGGGTCTGGCTCAACCCGAGCAGCCCCAGGGCGGAGGCGCAGCTCACGATCAGGCCGCCCAGGATGAACGGCTTTCGCCCCCACTCATCCATGGGGTGCCCCAGAAAGGGGCGCGCCACCACCGCCGCCACGGCGTAGCCGGACATGACAGCGCCCATCTCCCAGTCAGCCAGCCCCGTCTGCTTGAGATAGAGGGGCAGCAGGATGAAGAGCGCGTTGGCGGTGAGCGCGACGAGGTGCACGCCGTTGGCCACGAAGAAGGCGGGGGTGAAGATCGTGCGTGCGGTCGTGCTCGAGGGGGGGGACAGCGCGATGGCCTCGAAGCGCTCAGCGCAGCCAATGGGGGGAGACGGCGACCGCGCCTGCTTCGCCGCGAGATCGGTGGCGCGCTGCGTGAGCTCCTTCACGAGGGCGAGCTTCTGCGTGGGCAGGCCCTCTTTCAGGGCCGTGTTCAGCACGATGATGCGGTTGACGTCGGACCTCGCGATCTCTTGACCTGAGTGTAGCGCCAGGTTGTGAACAGACGATTGAGGTTTTGTAAAACATTTCAGCTCGCACCCGTCGTGGCGTGACTTCCATCACGGGCATCGGTGTCGCTCGCGCTGGTTTAACGGTGGAATCACGACGGTTTCAGGCTTTGTTGCAAACCCGCCCGCAGAATACGCAGGCTCCGCCTCGGTGTCGATTCCGTTGACTGCAGCGAACTGCGCCGGTCGCAGCCGACGTCGAGGTCGGGCAGCAAGCCCATCTTGTGCGAGGAGAACCCACATGATCGCTCACGTCTCGTCTCTGCCCGCTTCACGTCCCACACCCCCTCACCGCCTCGCGTCTCGCGCACGAGCTCCCCAGGAGGCCGATCCCATCGTGCAGGTCTTCCAGCGCGGTTGCAGCGCGGCGATCTGCGGAGCCGCCGGTGCCGTGGATGGCGCGGTGCATGGGCTGATCGGCGGCGCGCTGGGCCAGCTGAAGCGACGTACACCCGCTCAGCGTGAGGCGGCCAATCACGCCCGCATCGCCAACGTGGTGGCCGGCGCCGTGGTGGGCGCTGTGATGGCGGGGCCGCTGGGATGCGTGGGCGGCGCCGTGGCTGGCGTCTACTCCCGCGTGGGCATCGTGGGTGCAGGCCTCGAGGGCGGGCGCCTCGCCCTGCGCGCCGCGCGCGAGGGGTGGCGCAAGGGCAACCTCGACGCCGCGGGGCGACACCTGCAGTGGATGGGCGACGACATCGCCGAGATCGGCGTGCACCGCGAAGGCTACAACGCGTTCGCCCGAGACATACAGCAGCTGTTCGTGTAAGGCGCGCGCGTACGAGCGCTGCGAAGACGTCGTGCGCACCGTCCCAGAGACGCCCAGCTACGTCATCGAGAAGCGCCCACGCCGGTCGCGCCACGGGCTTCCCGGAAGCGCTTTGGCCGCTACTTGGTGACGATGTAGGGCGCGAAGAGCCGCAGGCCCTCGTTCCACTCCACCATCGAGCGACGCGTGGGGTTCCAGGGGGTGAAGCACAGCGTCCAGCGGCCCTCGGGTGATGGGTTGTGCGTGCCGTGGAGAATGCCCACGTTCACCAGGCTCGGACGGTTGGTGCAGGCCTCGTGCACCAGGGTGGCGTCTTCTTCCCGGGCCCACAGGTTGTGGTGATAGGCCTCGGTGTTCTCGGTGCCGCCGCTGATGACGCGCTCTTCAACCAGGTCAGACTCATACCACTGAATCACCCCCGCCTCGGGGCCCCAGGTCACGTTGATCTTCACGTGGTTCGTGTAGCTGCTGTGATCGGTGTGGATGGGGATCTTGCCGTATGGAGGGGTGTAGAAGCACTCTTTTCGCGCACACGCGAGACCGAGCTGACGAAAGAGATCATCGATGTCGGGATGCTTCAGGTGATCGAGCACGAGGTGCTTGATGATGTCACCTCTCTGCTCGAAGAAAGCAGGGGGCTTGATGGCAAACGGGAGCTGCAGGTACCGGTGGTAGATGTTCGGCTTGTCGTTCACGGGGGTGCACTTCTCTAGCGTGAGCGACCTGGCCCTCGAAGGTCGCGGATGGCGTCGACGGCGGCGGAGACGACGCGCATGGGCCAGGGTCGCATCTGCCCCAGCGCTTTCGACCACTCGGGGAGCCCCGCCTTCTTCGCGTAGGCGTCCTCTCGATGCCAGGCCCGCGGACCCTGGATGCTCAGGCCGGTGGTGCGCGAGAACGGTTTCGAGGAGCGGTGATCGACGACGGCCTTCTGGTAGGCGTGCCAGGCCTCGCTGGCCGCGTTCTTGACCTGAGGGTCGCTGACGTCGTGGGCGAGGTGCTTGATGGCGTCGCCCAGGTCGATCTTCTGCTCGACGGCTCGGCTGAAGGCGTCGCTGTCCTTTATTCTGGCCGACGCCTTGAACGCCGCCTTGATCTCGTCGCGGTGACCGTTGCGGGCGCTGCTCTGGATGGCGCTTCCCAGGCTCTCAAGGGCTGTGCGCAGGGGGGGCATCTGGCTCATGCGCACCGTGCTCAAGGTCTGATGCCACGGATTGCCTTCGGCGCGGTTCATGGCGGAGGCCGCCATGGCGGTGGCTGAAGGGGCCTGATGCTGCTGGTCTTCGATCATGCCGCGCCAGTCGATGACGCTGGTGTAGACCGGTTCCTCTGACACGATGGCGTAGCGCACGTGGTCGGCCATGGGCAGCAGGGTCTCGAAGTTGCCCACGAGGCACGAGTCGAGCACCATCACATCGAGCTTGCGACCGCTGCGGGCGTGGGCGATGGCGGTGGCCTCGGCCATGTCGGCCACCTTCACGTCGCCCACGCTGTCCATGGCTCTGCCGTGTCCACTGAGCACGAAGGCATAGCGCTGCGCCGGGTAGGTCTGCATGGCGTCGGCCAGGAAGGCGCCCAGCTTCTTGCCATCCGGGGCCTGGGTCGATCGTGACGACGACAGCACGGGTGACGCGACACCCGTCTCTGGGTGGGGGCCGACCTCATAGGTGCGGGTGCCCTTCCACGGCGGCACGGTGCTCTGGCGGTCGGCG
It encodes the following:
- a CDS encoding MFS transporter, producing the protein MKCFTKPQSSVHNLALHSGQEIARSDVNRIIVLNTALKEGLPTQKLALVKELTQRATDLAAKQARSPSPPIGCAERFEAIALSPPSSTTARTIFTPAFFVANGVHLVALTANALFILLPLYLKQTGLADWEMGAVMSGYAVAAVVARPFLGHPMDEWGRKPFILGGLIVSCASALGLLGLSQTPFAHAPLPLALLRFTLGAGVSAYFTAMVTWMADQAPPQRLAEVMGIFGLSGLVTMATGTTAATFVVEHSGFAGLFAAAAVGFALAAVLALRFDAAPPAEAAARVTPPDATPGPDASPLTVAEPTPEAADARRSGVRESLTAFRVTASKRAMRGPMLAFFMFGANSSALGTFIAPFLKSVLSDTHAVAAFFAQYTLSAAVVRLTAGRVIDRLGHATLVAPALLSLGVGIGLLALTANTATALPWPTLASLGLGLGHGVIYPSVTALTITRVSARERGKATSAITSSGDLGGIVGAVAFGAVATAFGYRTMFIATGACVALSALVFLLLERKTSRA